One Acidobacteriota bacterium genomic window carries:
- a CDS encoding ATP-dependent DNA helicase, which yields MKTLDRFFSLDGELARAIEGYEERQGQRQMAETVAQTLERGGVRLIEAATGTGKTLAYLLPLILSGRRVIISTGTLNLQDQIDQKDLPFVRDKLGLNVDWRVMKGRDNYLCRYRLAEFARQPLLRDASEARHVDTVVAWAGETESGDRAELKGLPERLQFWRDINARADTCTGSRCPEYENCWLTRVKREAQQTNIVIVNHHLFFADLAVRSEFGSVLPEYDTVVFDEAHLLEEVATLYFGIQVSTNQIEELARDAEKLSAAGGGPKVNGAGAGPLREAAREFFMPLQGRLRDAIGRIRFDPPGHGGADLEAEWAVLSHALDEVSRQSAALETGAETVESLPRRCETIRVALQNIVPRDDPGTVYGIEMRGRASVVLTASPIDVADTLRERLFERVDAAVLTSATLAIGGKFDFYRQRLGVDDAEGTIVPSSFDYETQAALYLPPHMPEPREPQYFDRALDEIIALLELSGGRAFLLFTSHAQMNRVHERLSEYERWPLLLQGQGSKAGLIETFRTTDRAVLLGTTSFWQGVDVAGPALSLVVIDKLPFDVPSDPLVAARIERLRDQGQNPFMEYQLPMAVLDLKQGLGRLLRGREDRGVLAVLDGRLVSRRYGKVFLESLPPYSRFRDREPLAGFFR from the coding sequence GTGAAAACGCTCGATCGATTCTTCTCTCTGGATGGAGAGCTCGCCCGCGCCATCGAGGGCTACGAAGAGCGGCAGGGGCAGCGGCAGATGGCCGAGACCGTTGCCCAGACTCTCGAGCGCGGGGGGGTTCGCCTGATCGAGGCCGCGACGGGCACGGGCAAGACGCTGGCCTATCTCTTGCCGCTGATCCTCTCCGGTCGTCGGGTCATCATCTCGACCGGAACCCTTAACCTGCAGGATCAGATCGACCAGAAAGACCTTCCGTTCGTGCGGGACAAACTTGGACTCAACGTCGATTGGCGAGTGATGAAGGGGCGAGACAATTACCTCTGTCGCTATCGCCTTGCGGAGTTCGCCCGTCAGCCGCTCCTTCGAGATGCAAGCGAGGCCCGGCATGTCGACACGGTCGTCGCCTGGGCAGGCGAGACCGAGTCCGGGGATCGCGCCGAACTCAAGGGGCTACCCGAGCGACTTCAATTCTGGCGGGATATCAACGCTCGCGCCGATACGTGCACCGGCAGCCGCTGCCCGGAGTACGAGAACTGTTGGTTGACCCGCGTCAAGCGAGAGGCACAGCAGACCAACATCGTCATCGTGAACCACCACCTGTTCTTTGCGGATCTTGCTGTTCGTTCGGAGTTTGGTTCCGTCTTGCCAGAGTACGACACGGTCGTCTTCGATGAGGCGCACCTTCTCGAGGAAGTTGCGACCCTCTACTTCGGGATCCAGGTGTCCACGAACCAGATCGAGGAGTTGGCCCGTGACGCGGAGAAGCTCTCGGCTGCCGGCGGTGGGCCAAAGGTCAACGGCGCGGGTGCGGGGCCCCTGCGTGAGGCCGCACGGGAATTCTTCATGCCGTTGCAGGGACGCCTCAGAGACGCCATCGGACGGATTCGTTTCGATCCTCCAGGCCACGGCGGCGCAGACCTCGAGGCCGAGTGGGCGGTCCTGTCCCACGCACTCGATGAGGTCTCGCGGCAATCGGCCGCGCTCGAAACGGGTGCCGAGACCGTCGAGTCGCTCCCGCGTCGCTGCGAGACGATCCGTGTTGCGTTGCAGAACATCGTGCCGCGCGACGATCCGGGGACCGTTTACGGCATCGAGATGCGTGGGAGGGCATCGGTCGTCCTGACCGCGTCGCCGATCGATGTGGCGGACACGCTTCGCGAGCGGCTCTTCGAGCGAGTTGACGCCGCGGTCCTTACATCGGCGACCCTTGCTATCGGCGGCAAGTTCGACTTCTATCGTCAGCGGTTGGGTGTCGATGACGCGGAAGGGACAATCGTCCCCTCGTCTTTTGATTACGAGACGCAGGCCGCACTCTACCTGCCACCCCACATGCCCGAGCCACGCGAGCCCCAGTACTTCGACCGTGCCCTGGACGAGATTATCGCTCTGCTGGAACTTAGCGGCGGGCGGGCGTTTCTCTTGTTCACGTCCCACGCACAGATGAATCGTGTGCACGAACGGCTCTCTGAATACGAGCGATGGCCGCTCCTGTTGCAGGGGCAAGGCAGTAAGGCCGGCCTGATCGAGACGTTCCGCACGACCGATCGGGCGGTGCTCCTCGGTACGACGTCGTTCTGGCAGGGTGTGGACGTCGCCGGCCCGGCGTTGTCGCTGGTCGTGATCGACAAGCTCCCGTTTGACGTTCCCAGCGATCCGCTGGTGGCGGCTCGGATCGAACGACTACGGGACCAGGGACAGAACCCGTTCATGGAATACCAGTTGCCGATGGCGGTGTTGGATCTCAAGCAGGGACTCGGCAGGCTGCTGCGAGGACGCGAGGACCGTGGCGTACTGGCGGTGCTTGACGGCCGTCTCGTGAGTCGCCGGTACGGCAAGGTGTTCCTCGAGTCGCTGCCACCCTACAGCCGCTTCCGTGACCGTGAACCGCTTGCCGGGTTTTTTCGCTGA
- a CDS encoding serine hydroxymethyltransferase, whose protein sequence is MNNKTLRETDPGVADALEGEARRQAEGLELIASENFVSEAVLEAMGSVLTNKYAEGYPGRRYYGGCEYSDQVERLARDRAKQLFDAEYANVQPHSGSQANQAVYFSVLKPGDTVLGMDLAHGGHLTHGHPLNLSGQLFKFVGYGVRREDEQIDYDGLLDLAKEHRPKLIVCGASAYSRTIDFERIAQIAAEVGAPVMADIAHIAGLVAAGAHPSPVPHCEYVTTTTHKTLRGPRGGLIVSRKKFAKAINRTVFPGLQGGPFMHVIAAKAVAFHEALQPTYADYIGQVVKNASTLAERMAGHGFRLVSGGTDNHLFLLDVFSKGITGKEAEEALEAAGITVNKNAIPFDQNPPMVASGLRIGTPALTSRGMDQDAMETVGDLIARVLDNRDDPEQLKSIRRQVAEFSSAYPLYAGRLQIA, encoded by the coding sequence ATGAACAACAAGACCCTTCGCGAAACGGACCCCGGCGTCGCCGACGCCCTGGAGGGCGAGGCCCGACGTCAGGCCGAGGGCCTGGAGTTGATCGCATCGGAAAACTTCGTCAGCGAGGCAGTTCTCGAGGCGATGGGTTCGGTCCTTACCAACAAGTACGCCGAGGGGTATCCGGGGCGTCGTTACTACGGGGGATGCGAGTACTCGGATCAGGTCGAGAGGCTCGCCCGGGATCGTGCCAAGCAGCTGTTCGATGCTGAGTACGCAAATGTCCAACCGCACTCGGGGAGTCAGGCAAACCAGGCGGTCTATTTCAGCGTTCTGAAGCCCGGCGACACGGTCCTCGGCATGGATCTCGCCCACGGTGGACACCTCACACACGGTCATCCCCTCAATCTCTCCGGCCAGCTGTTCAAGTTCGTGGGCTACGGCGTCCGTCGTGAGGATGAACAGATCGACTATGACGGACTCCTCGACCTGGCGAAGGAGCACCGACCGAAGTTGATTGTCTGCGGCGCGTCTGCGTACTCACGGACGATCGACTTTGAACGGATCGCGCAGATCGCCGCGGAAGTCGGTGCACCCGTGATGGCGGACATCGCACACATCGCGGGTCTCGTCGCGGCCGGCGCTCACCCAAGTCCCGTGCCGCACTGCGAATACGTCACCACGACCACTCACAAGACATTACGAGGGCCCCGCGGAGGGTTGATCGTCAGCCGCAAGAAATTCGCCAAGGCCATCAATCGAACGGTCTTCCCGGGGTTGCAGGGTGGCCCCTTCATGCACGTCATCGCCGCCAAGGCGGTCGCGTTCCACGAGGCATTGCAGCCGACCTATGCCGACTACATCGGTCAGGTGGTCAAGAACGCCAGCACGCTTGCGGAGCGGATGGCAGGCCACGGATTCCGACTCGTCTCCGGCGGGACCGACAACCATCTCTTCCTCCTGGATGTCTTCTCGAAGGGGATCACCGGCAAGGAGGCCGAGGAGGCTCTGGAGGCGGCGGGGATTACGGTGAACAAGAACGCAATTCCGTTCGACCAGAATCCGCCGATGGTGGCCAGCGGGCTCCGGATTGGAACGCCGGCGCTGACCAGTCGAGGGATGGATCAGGACGCCATGGAGACGGTCGGCGACCTGATCGCCAGAGTCCTGGACAACCGCGACGACCCCGAGCAGCTGAAATCGATCCGACGACAGGTCGCGGAGTTCTCGTCGGCGTACCCGCTCTATGCCGGCCGCTTACAGATCGCCTGA